A genome region from Rhinopithecus roxellana isolate Shanxi Qingling chromosome 10, ASM756505v1, whole genome shotgun sequence includes the following:
- the HSD17B6 gene encoding 17-beta-hydroxysteroid dehydrogenase type 6 isoform X2: MWLYLVAFVGLYYLLRWYREKQVVSHLQDKYVFITGCDSGFGNLLARQLDARGLRVLAACLTEKGAEQLRGQTSDRLETVTLDVTKMESITAATQWVKEHVGDRGLWGLVNNAGIIKPVTLCEWLNTEDSMNILKVNLIGVIQVTLSMLPLVRRARGRIVNVSSILGRVAFFAGVYCISKYGVEAFSDILRRELQHFGVKISIVEPGYFRTGMTNLTQSLEEMKQRWKEAPKHIKETYGQQYFDAFYNIIKKGLLGCSTNLNLVTDCMEHALTSVYPRTRYSAGWDAKFFFIPVSYLPTSLADYILTRSWPKPAQAV, from the exons ATGTGGCTCTACCTGGTGGCCTTTGTGGGCCTGTACTACCTTCTGCGCTGGTACCGGGAGAAGCAGGTGGTGAGCCACCTCCAAgacaagtatgtctttatcacgGGCTGTGACTCGGGCTTTGGGAACCTGCTGGCCAGACAGCTGGATGCACGAGGCTTGAGAGTGCTGGCTGCGTGTCTGACGGAGAAGGGGGCCGAGCAGCTGAGGGGCCAGACATCTGACAGGCTGGAGACGGTGACCCTTGATGTTACCAAGATGGAGAGCATCACTGCAGCTACTCAGTGGGTGAAGGAGCATGTTGGGGACAGAG GACTCTGGGGACTGGTGAACAATGCAGGCATTATTAAACCAGTGACCTTATGTGAGTGGCTGAACACTGAGGACTCTATGAATATCCTCAAAGTGAACCTCATTGGTGTGATCCAGGTGACCTTGAGCATGCTTCCCTTGGTGAGGAGAGCACGGGGAAGGATTGTCAATGTCTCCAGCATTCTGGGAAGAGTTGCTTTCTTTGCAGGAGTCTACTGTATCTCCAAGTATGGAGTGGAAGCCTTTTCAGATATTCTGAG GCGTGAGCTTCAACATTTTGGGGTGAAAATCAGCATAGTTGAACCTGGCTACTTCAGAACGGGAATGACAAACCTGACACAGTCCTTAGAGGAAATGAAGCAACGTTGGAAAGAAGCCCCCAAGCATATTAAGGAGACCTATGGACAGCAGTATTTTGATGCCt TTTACAATATCATCAAGAAAGGGCTGTTGGGTTGTAGCACAAACCTGAACCTGGTCACTGACTGCATGGAACATGCTCTGACGTCGGTGTATCCACGAACTCGATATTCAGCTGGCTGGGATGCTAAATTTTTCTTCATCCCTGTATCTTATTTACCTACATCACTTGCAGACTACATTTTGACTAGATCTTGGCCCAAACCTGCCCAGGCAGTCTAA
- the HSD17B6 gene encoding 17-beta-hydroxysteroid dehydrogenase type 6 isoform X1: MREGSTLTMWLYLVAFVGLYYLLRWYREKQVVSHLQDKYVFITGCDSGFGNLLARQLDARGLRVLAACLTEKGAEQLRGQTSDRLETVTLDVTKMESITAATQWVKEHVGDRGLWGLVNNAGIIKPVTLCEWLNTEDSMNILKVNLIGVIQVTLSMLPLVRRARGRIVNVSSILGRVAFFAGVYCISKYGVEAFSDILRRELQHFGVKISIVEPGYFRTGMTNLTQSLEEMKQRWKEAPKHIKETYGQQYFDAFYNIIKKGLLGCSTNLNLVTDCMEHALTSVYPRTRYSAGWDAKFFFIPVSYLPTSLADYILTRSWPKPAQAV, from the exons aaggaagcacCCTCACCATGTGGCTCTACCTGGTGGCCTTTGTGGGCCTGTACTACCTTCTGCGCTGGTACCGGGAGAAGCAGGTGGTGAGCCACCTCCAAgacaagtatgtctttatcacgGGCTGTGACTCGGGCTTTGGGAACCTGCTGGCCAGACAGCTGGATGCACGAGGCTTGAGAGTGCTGGCTGCGTGTCTGACGGAGAAGGGGGCCGAGCAGCTGAGGGGCCAGACATCTGACAGGCTGGAGACGGTGACCCTTGATGTTACCAAGATGGAGAGCATCACTGCAGCTACTCAGTGGGTGAAGGAGCATGTTGGGGACAGAG GACTCTGGGGACTGGTGAACAATGCAGGCATTATTAAACCAGTGACCTTATGTGAGTGGCTGAACACTGAGGACTCTATGAATATCCTCAAAGTGAACCTCATTGGTGTGATCCAGGTGACCTTGAGCATGCTTCCCTTGGTGAGGAGAGCACGGGGAAGGATTGTCAATGTCTCCAGCATTCTGGGAAGAGTTGCTTTCTTTGCAGGAGTCTACTGTATCTCCAAGTATGGAGTGGAAGCCTTTTCAGATATTCTGAG GCGTGAGCTTCAACATTTTGGGGTGAAAATCAGCATAGTTGAACCTGGCTACTTCAGAACGGGAATGACAAACCTGACACAGTCCTTAGAGGAAATGAAGCAACGTTGGAAAGAAGCCCCCAAGCATATTAAGGAGACCTATGGACAGCAGTATTTTGATGCCt TTTACAATATCATCAAGAAAGGGCTGTTGGGTTGTAGCACAAACCTGAACCTGGTCACTGACTGCATGGAACATGCTCTGACGTCGGTGTATCCACGAACTCGATATTCAGCTGGCTGGGATGCTAAATTTTTCTTCATCCCTGTATCTTATTTACCTACATCACTTGCAGACTACATTTTGACTAGATCTTGGCCCAAACCTGCCCAGGCAGTCTAA